In the genome of Candidatus Microbacterium phytovorans, one region contains:
- a CDS encoding mannose-1-phosphate guanylyltransferase, translating into MVDPIEDFYAVIPAGGVGSRLWPLSRADAPKFLHDLTGSGHSLLRDTWDRLEPLAGADRIAVVTGRAHRAAVESQLPGIPDANVFLESEPRDSAAAIGLAAAILHRRDPDVIIGSFAADHVIRVLPVFHWAVQQAVAVAREGYICTIGITPSEPSVGFGYIKKADMLTVGGAPEAALVERFVEKPDLDTAKEYVQSRDYLWNAGMFISRADVLLAELAANQPELHAGLLELAEAWDDRERRGPVVDRVWPTLPKIAIDYAVAEPAAERGRLAVIPGHFDWDDVGDFASLAKLNSGGRKNDLAILGENARILSDAASGIVVSHTTRVISLIGVKDIVVVDTPDALLVTTSEHAQRVKGVVDALKLTGRGDVL; encoded by the coding sequence ATGGTGGACCCCATCGAGGACTTCTACGCCGTCATCCCCGCGGGCGGCGTCGGCAGCCGGCTGTGGCCGCTGTCGCGCGCCGACGCACCCAAGTTCCTGCACGACCTCACCGGCTCGGGGCACTCGCTCCTGCGCGACACGTGGGATCGCCTCGAACCGCTCGCCGGCGCCGATCGCATCGCCGTCGTCACGGGCCGCGCGCACCGTGCGGCCGTGGAGTCGCAGCTGCCCGGCATCCCGGATGCCAATGTGTTCCTCGAGTCTGAGCCGCGCGACTCCGCCGCGGCGATCGGGCTGGCCGCCGCGATCCTGCATCGTCGCGACCCCGACGTCATCATCGGATCGTTCGCCGCCGACCACGTGATCCGCGTGCTCCCCGTGTTCCACTGGGCGGTGCAGCAGGCCGTGGCCGTCGCCCGCGAGGGCTACATCTGCACGATCGGCATCACGCCGAGCGAGCCGTCGGTCGGGTTCGGGTACATCAAGAAGGCCGACATGCTCACCGTCGGGGGAGCGCCGGAGGCCGCTCTCGTCGAGCGATTCGTCGAGAAGCCCGACCTCGATACCGCCAAGGAGTACGTGCAGTCGCGCGACTACCTGTGGAACGCGGGCATGTTCATCTCTCGCGCCGACGTGCTGCTGGCCGAGCTCGCCGCCAATCAGCCCGAGCTTCACGCAGGCCTCCTCGAGCTCGCCGAGGCCTGGGACGACCGCGAACGTCGCGGCCCGGTGGTCGACCGCGTGTGGCCGACGCTGCCGAAGATCGCGATCGACTATGCGGTCGCCGAGCCCGCCGCCGAGCGGGGACGGCTGGCAGTGATCCCGGGTCACTTCGATTGGGACGACGTGGGCGATTTCGCCAGCCTCGCCAAGCTCAACTCGGGCGGGCGCAAGAACGACCTGGCAATCCTCGGTGAGAACGCGCGCATCCTCTCGGATGCCGCCAGCGGCATCGTCGTCAGTCACACGACGCGGGTCATCAGCCTCATCGGCGTGAAGGACATCGTCGTCGTCGACACCCCCGACGCGCTTCTGGTGACCACGAGCGAGCACGCTCAGCGGGTCAAGGGCGTCGTCGACGCGCTGAAGCTCACCGGTCGCGGCGACGTGCTCTGA
- a CDS encoding BMP family ABC transporter substrate-binding protein — translation MTISTTKKLAGIAGAALLVAALAGCGTAPEATPTTPGAEAPEVVDGFLPCLISDAGGWNDKSFNESAKNGMDKAADELGVTPLEFESKNDNDYGPNMETAVSEGCSLIIAVGFKLAAATVEAANANPDIDFAIIDDYADGTTVDDEGNPVYDGQPDAPNIKPLVFNTAEAAYLGGYAAAAWSAQSGVNKVGTFGGLQIPSVAVFMDGYQLGVEKYNEDKDANVEVFGWDTTSQEGAFTGGFDANDTAKQTAQSVLDQGVDVILPVGGPIYQSAAAAIADSGDDTVMLGVDSDLAVADTSVTAVTLVSIMKAIDVAVYDATKAAAAGDFDPAPYVGTLENEGVKLSSFHDFESQLPDGLLDEIAALQASIIAGDITVESPNSP, via the coding sequence TTGACCATCTCGACCACCAAGAAGCTCGCGGGCATCGCGGGCGCCGCGCTTCTCGTCGCGGCACTCGCCGGTTGCGGCACCGCGCCCGAGGCCACTCCGACCACCCCCGGTGCCGAGGCACCCGAGGTCGTCGACGGGTTCCTGCCCTGCCTGATCTCCGACGCGGGCGGATGGAACGACAAGTCCTTCAACGAGTCCGCCAAGAACGGCATGGACAAGGCGGCCGACGAGCTGGGCGTGACCCCGCTCGAGTTCGAGTCGAAGAACGACAACGACTACGGCCCCAACATGGAGACCGCCGTCTCCGAGGGCTGCAGCCTGATCATCGCCGTCGGCTTCAAGCTCGCCGCCGCGACGGTCGAAGCCGCCAACGCCAACCCCGACATCGATTTCGCCATCATCGATGACTACGCCGACGGCACGACGGTCGACGACGAGGGCAACCCCGTCTACGACGGTCAGCCCGACGCGCCGAACATCAAGCCGCTCGTCTTCAACACGGCCGAGGCTGCGTACCTCGGCGGTTACGCCGCGGCCGCGTGGTCGGCGCAGTCCGGCGTGAACAAGGTCGGCACCTTCGGCGGCCTGCAGATCCCGTCGGTCGCCGTGTTCATGGACGGCTACCAGCTCGGTGTCGAGAAGTACAACGAGGACAAGGACGCGAACGTCGAAGTCTTCGGTTGGGACACCACCTCGCAGGAGGGCGCCTTCACCGGCGGCTTCGACGCGAACGACACCGCCAAGCAGACGGCTCAGTCGGTGCTCGACCAGGGTGTGGACGTCATCCTCCCCGTCGGCGGACCGATCTACCAGAGCGCCGCGGCAGCCATCGCCGACTCCGGTGACGACACCGTCATGCTCGGTGTGGACAGCGACCTCGCCGTCGCCGACACGAGCGTCACCGCCGTCACCCTCGTCTCGATCATGAAGGCGATCGACGTCGCCGTCTACGACGCCACCAAGGCCGCCGCTGCCGGCGACTTCGACCCGGCGCCGTACGTCGGCACGCTGGAGAACGAGGGCGTCAAGCTCTCGAGCTTCCACGACTTCGAGTCGCAGCTGCCCGACGGCCTGCTCGACGAGATCGCCGCTCTCCAGGCGTCGATCATCGCCGGTGACATCACGGTGGAGTCGCCGAACTCCCCGTGA
- a CDS encoding ABC transporter ATP-binding protein — protein sequence MKLELRGITKRFGSLVANDHIDLVVQPGEIHALLGENGAGKSTLMNVLYGLYRADEGDILLDDAVQHFRGPGDAMAAGIGMVHQHFMLIPVFTVAENVMLGHEETKGLGRLDLQKARQHVRDVADRFGFQIDPDALVGDLPVGVQQRVEIIKALSRDAKVLVFDEPTAVLTPQETDELMGIMRQLRDEGTSIVFITHKLREVREVADRITVIRLGKVVGEASPTATNAELASLMVGRSVELTVHKGAPQVREGGLEVRDLRVLTAAGAIVVDDVSFDVRPGEVLAVAGVQGNGQTELVEAIVGLAARTEGSIRLGGEELVGKSVRGILEAGVGFVPEDRKEDGLVGGFSVAENLILDRSTDPAFSRAGTIRRGELDEFARARIAEYDIRTQGPETAAGTLSGGNQQKVVIAREMSRDLQLLVAAQPTRGVDVGSIEFIHKRIIETRDAGIPVVVVSTELDEVTALADRIAVMYRGTIVGIVPGDTPREILGLMMAGATDPEVAA from the coding sequence ATGAAGCTCGAGCTCCGCGGAATCACGAAGAGATTCGGCAGCCTCGTCGCCAACGACCACATCGATCTCGTGGTCCAGCCCGGGGAGATCCACGCGCTCCTCGGCGAGAACGGTGCGGGCAAGTCCACGCTCATGAACGTGCTGTACGGCCTGTACCGCGCCGACGAGGGTGACATCCTGCTGGACGATGCGGTCCAGCACTTCCGGGGACCCGGGGATGCCATGGCCGCCGGCATCGGCATGGTGCACCAGCACTTCATGCTGATCCCCGTCTTCACCGTCGCCGAGAACGTCATGCTCGGTCACGAGGAGACGAAGGGCCTCGGTCGGCTGGACCTGCAGAAGGCCCGGCAACATGTTCGCGATGTGGCGGACCGCTTCGGGTTCCAGATCGACCCTGACGCCCTCGTCGGCGACCTCCCCGTTGGTGTGCAGCAGCGGGTCGAGATCATCAAGGCGCTCTCGCGCGACGCCAAGGTACTCGTCTTCGACGAGCCGACGGCCGTGCTGACGCCGCAGGAGACCGACGAGCTGATGGGAATCATGCGACAGCTCCGTGACGAGGGCACCTCCATCGTCTTCATCACCCACAAGCTCCGTGAGGTCCGCGAAGTAGCCGACCGCATCACGGTCATTCGACTCGGCAAGGTCGTCGGCGAAGCGTCGCCGACGGCCACCAACGCCGAGCTCGCTTCGCTCATGGTCGGGCGCTCGGTGGAGCTCACCGTCCACAAGGGTGCACCGCAGGTGCGCGAGGGTGGCCTGGAGGTGCGTGACCTCCGGGTCCTGACGGCCGCGGGAGCGATCGTCGTGGACGATGTGAGCTTCGACGTGCGTCCCGGTGAAGTGCTCGCCGTGGCCGGTGTCCAGGGCAACGGTCAGACCGAACTCGTCGAGGCCATCGTCGGCCTCGCCGCACGCACCGAGGGGTCCATCCGTCTCGGTGGGGAGGAGCTCGTCGGCAAGAGCGTCCGCGGCATCCTCGAAGCCGGCGTCGGTTTCGTTCCGGAGGATCGCAAGGAAGACGGCCTCGTGGGCGGGTTCTCCGTCGCCGAGAACCTCATCCTCGACCGCTCGACCGACCCCGCGTTCTCGCGCGCGGGCACCATCCGCCGTGGGGAGCTCGACGAGTTCGCCCGCGCCCGCATCGCCGAATACGACATCCGCACCCAGGGTCCCGAGACCGCGGCCGGCACTCTCTCCGGCGGCAACCAGCAGAAGGTCGTCATCGCCCGCGAGATGAGCCGCGACCTGCAGCTCCTCGTGGCCGCCCAGCCCACCCGCGGCGTCGACGTCGGCTCCATCGAGTTCATCCACAAGCGGATCATCGAGACGCGCGACGCCGGCATCCCCGTCGTGGTCGTCTCGACCGAGCTCGACGAGGTCACCGCCCTCGCCGACCGCATAGCCGTCATGTACCGCGGCACCATCGTCGGGATCGTCCCCGGCGACACGCCCCGTGAAATCCTCGGCCTCATGATGGCCGGCGCAACCGACCCGGAGGTGGCCGCATGA
- a CDS encoding ABC transporter permease, which translates to MSGTTPGAADAALPADAQLPPASGPLTGEQVPPPPRSNVLLKELLRGSAVTTLLAIVLAMIVGGVLIAVTNEGVQAAAGYFFSRPGDTFAAIWNAVYNGYEALFRGAVFNPRAPSFEAQIKPLTNSLGAAAPLIAAGLGVALAFRVGLFNIGARGQMLIGALFAAFFAFNLNLPMWLHLPITLLAGIVGGALWGGLVGLLKAKTGAHEVILTIMLNYVAFYLLLWMLRSPGLLQMTGSNQPQSKPTPASAQFPDLLGASFPALDWGFVIVVLATVFVWWLIERSSLGLRLRAVGENPHAARAAGINVERLYIYAMLLAGGLAGLAAMNQIQGNVTTGFGATIDAGIGFDAITVALLGRSRAWGTFAAGLLFGALEAGSFTMQAQGIPVDIVLVVQSLIVLFIAAPPLLRAVFFLPKTDLEKAAKARAKAAKKAVTA; encoded by the coding sequence ATGAGCGGCACGACGCCCGGCGCCGCCGACGCGGCGCTCCCCGCAGACGCACAACTGCCGCCCGCCAGCGGACCTCTCACGGGCGAGCAGGTGCCGCCTCCGCCACGCTCGAACGTTCTCCTCAAGGAGCTGCTGCGTGGCAGCGCCGTGACGACGCTGTTGGCGATCGTGCTCGCCATGATCGTCGGCGGAGTGCTTATCGCGGTGACGAACGAGGGTGTTCAGGCTGCCGCCGGCTACTTCTTCTCGCGTCCCGGCGACACGTTCGCCGCGATCTGGAACGCCGTTTACAACGGCTACGAAGCCCTCTTCCGCGGTGCGGTGTTCAACCCCCGAGCCCCCAGTTTCGAGGCGCAGATCAAGCCCCTCACGAACTCGCTCGGGGCTGCCGCGCCACTCATCGCCGCCGGACTCGGTGTCGCGCTCGCCTTCCGCGTGGGGCTGTTCAACATCGGCGCGCGCGGTCAGATGCTGATCGGCGCGCTGTTCGCCGCGTTCTTCGCGTTCAACCTCAACCTGCCGATGTGGCTTCACCTGCCGATCACGCTGCTGGCGGGTATCGTCGGCGGGGCGCTCTGGGGCGGTCTGGTCGGTCTGCTGAAGGCGAAGACGGGCGCCCACGAGGTGATCCTCACGATCATGCTCAACTACGTCGCGTTCTACCTCCTGCTGTGGATGCTCCGCAGTCCCGGACTTCTGCAGATGACGGGCAGCAACCAGCCGCAGTCGAAGCCGACGCCCGCCTCCGCGCAGTTCCCCGACCTCCTCGGAGCGTCGTTCCCCGCGCTCGACTGGGGCTTCGTCATCGTGGTGCTCGCCACCGTCTTCGTCTGGTGGCTCATCGAGCGCTCCAGCCTCGGGCTGCGACTGCGCGCGGTCGGCGAGAACCCCCACGCCGCACGAGCGGCGGGCATCAACGTCGAGCGTCTCTACATCTACGCGATGCTGTTGGCCGGCGGCCTCGCGGGGCTCGCGGCCATGAACCAGATCCAGGGCAACGTCACGACCGGGTTCGGCGCGACGATCGATGCCGGCATCGGCTTCGACGCCATCACCGTCGCGCTCCTCGGACGGAGCCGCGCGTGGGGTACGTTTGCGGCGGGCCTCCTCTTCGGCGCCCTCGAGGCCGGATCGTTCACGATGCAGGCGCAGGGCATCCCGGTCGACATCGTGCTGGTCGTCCAGTCGCTCATCGTGCTGTTCATCGCTGCACCGCCGCTGCTGCGCGCCGTGTTCTTCCTCCCCAAGACCGATTTAGAGAAGGCGGCCAAGGCGCGAGCCAAGGCGGCGAAGAAGGCGGTGACGGCATGA
- a CDS encoding ABC transporter permease encodes MSATTPTLEAGDGTIQLAVVKQRRFKVPIVFGIVVVLLAALFIFVPRGGVSTFRLGDSTSAIALPDIAVPTGETSWILLAILALLAGWAAWEAWSFRRVPLWLAAVFSVLGVFAFLVWASAGGLVPVSSLLVGAVSLSVPLVFGALGGVIGERVGVVNVAIEGQLLLGAFSAALLSSITNNPFVGLIGAMIGGVLVSFVLAAFAIKYLVDQVIVGVVLNVLVTGLTGFLYGALLVPNETELNRPERFARIEIPILSDIPIIGPVLFNQTFIVYLMFVTVALVAWGLYRTRWGLRLRAVGEHPQAADTVGIKVNMTRFWNVSLAGAIAGIGGAYFTLVSVPQFGQEMTAGLGFIALAAVIFGRWDPIRATLAALLFGFATNLQNLLTILKTPIPSEFMLMLPYVVTILAVAGFAGQIRGPAAAGKPYIKG; translated from the coding sequence ATGAGCGCCACCACTCCCACGCTCGAAGCCGGGGACGGCACGATCCAGCTGGCCGTCGTCAAGCAGCGCCGCTTCAAGGTCCCCATCGTGTTCGGGATCGTCGTCGTGCTCCTCGCCGCGCTGTTCATCTTCGTTCCGCGCGGCGGAGTCTCCACCTTCCGTCTCGGTGACTCGACGTCAGCGATCGCGCTGCCCGACATCGCCGTCCCCACGGGGGAGACGAGCTGGATTCTGCTGGCGATCCTGGCGCTCCTGGCCGGATGGGCGGCGTGGGAAGCATGGTCGTTCCGCCGGGTGCCCCTGTGGCTGGCCGCCGTGTTCAGCGTGCTCGGGGTGTTCGCCTTCCTCGTGTGGGCATCCGCGGGTGGCCTCGTGCCCGTCTCGAGTCTGCTGGTCGGCGCGGTCTCGCTGTCGGTACCGCTGGTGTTCGGCGCCCTCGGCGGGGTGATCGGCGAGCGTGTCGGCGTCGTCAACGTCGCCATCGAGGGTCAGCTGCTCCTCGGCGCGTTCTCGGCGGCGCTCCTGTCGAGCATCACGAACAACCCGTTCGTCGGCCTCATCGGCGCCATGATCGGCGGTGTCCTCGTATCTTTCGTGCTCGCGGCGTTCGCGATCAAGTACCTCGTCGACCAGGTCATCGTGGGTGTCGTTCTGAACGTCCTCGTGACGGGACTCACCGGCTTCCTCTACGGCGCGCTCCTCGTGCCGAACGAGACCGAGCTCAACCGCCCCGAACGGTTCGCTCGCATCGAGATCCCGATCCTGAGCGACATTCCGATCATCGGCCCTGTCCTGTTCAACCAGACCTTCATCGTCTACCTGATGTTCGTCACCGTCGCCCTCGTCGCGTGGGGGCTCTACCGCACGCGGTGGGGCCTGCGGCTCCGGGCCGTCGGCGAGCACCCGCAGGCCGCCGACACCGTCGGCATCAAGGTCAACATGACCCGGTTCTGGAACGTCTCGCTCGCGGGCGCGATCGCCGGCATCGGCGGAGCCTACTTCACGCTCGTGTCGGTGCCGCAGTTCGGCCAGGAGATGACCGCGGGTCTCGGCTTCATCGCCCTCGCCGCCGTCATCTTCGGCCGTTGGGACCCGATCCGCGCCACCCTCGCAGCCCTCCTCTTCGGGTTCGCGACCAACCTGCAGAACCTGCTGACGATCCTGAAGACCCCGATCCCCAGCGAGTTCATGCTCATGCTCCCGTACGTCGTCACGATCCTCGCGGTCGCCGGCTTCGCGGGACAGATCCGAGGCCCCGCCGCCGCGGGCAAGCCGTACATCAAGGGATGA
- a CDS encoding cytidine deaminase, with the protein MTDIDWDHLRAVATDAMERAYAPYSRYRVGAAALVSDGRIVSGCNVENASYGVGLCAECALVGDLHMSGGGQLVAFVCVNNDGETIMPCGRCRQLLYEFSLPGMLLETVSGIRTIDEVLPDAFGPRDLEAAR; encoded by the coding sequence GTGACCGACATCGATTGGGACCACCTGCGCGCGGTCGCCACCGACGCCATGGAACGCGCGTACGCGCCCTACTCCCGCTACCGGGTCGGCGCCGCCGCGCTCGTCAGCGACGGGCGGATCGTCTCCGGCTGCAACGTCGAGAACGCCTCCTACGGAGTGGGCCTGTGCGCCGAGTGCGCGCTGGTCGGTGACCTCCACATGAGCGGCGGCGGTCAGCTCGTCGCGTTCGTGTGCGTCAACAACGACGGCGAGACGATCATGCCGTGCGGTCGCTGCCGCCAGCTCCTCTACGAGTTCTCGCTCCCGGGGATGCTCCTGGAGACGGTCTCCGGCATCCGCACGATCGACGAGGTGCTGCCCGACGCGTTCGGACCGCGCGACCTGGAGGCCGCACGATGA
- a CDS encoding thymidine phosphorylase — protein sequence MSASSAVEPFDAVDVIRTKRDGGAVPDDALRWMIDAYTREYVADAQMAAFAMAVLLNGMTRDEIRVMTDAMIASGERMSFAGLGKPTVDKHSTGGVGDKITLPLAPLVASFGVAVPQLSGRGLGHTGGTLDKLEAIPGWRAALSNDEMFAQLRDVGAVICAAGSGLAPADKRLYALRDVTGTVEAIPLIASSIMSKKIAEGTDSLVLDVKFGSGAFMRDVDKARELARTMVALGTDSGVATTALLTDMNTPLGLAIGNANEVRESVEVLAGGGPADIVELTVALAREMLTLAGQPDADVEAALRDGRAMDAWRRMIVAQDGDPDAPMPEPRETHTVVADADGVIDRMEALPFGVAAWRLGAGRARAQDPVIHAAGIDLHVKPGDAVRAGQPVFTLSADDPDRFARALEAVDGAWSIGTEAPASGPLVLERITA from the coding sequence ATGAGCGCCTCCTCGGCCGTCGAGCCGTTCGACGCCGTCGACGTCATCCGCACCAAGCGCGACGGCGGCGCCGTCCCCGACGACGCCCTGCGGTGGATGATCGACGCGTACACGCGCGAGTACGTCGCCGACGCCCAGATGGCCGCCTTCGCGATGGCCGTCCTGCTCAACGGCATGACGCGCGACGAGATCCGCGTCATGACGGATGCCATGATCGCCTCCGGCGAGCGGATGAGTTTCGCGGGTCTCGGGAAGCCGACCGTCGACAAGCACTCCACCGGCGGGGTCGGCGACAAGATCACCCTCCCGCTCGCGCCGCTCGTGGCATCCTTCGGCGTGGCCGTCCCGCAGCTGTCGGGACGCGGCCTGGGGCACACCGGCGGCACCCTCGACAAGCTCGAGGCCATCCCGGGCTGGCGCGCGGCCCTCTCCAACGACGAGATGTTCGCGCAGCTGCGCGACGTCGGCGCTGTCATCTGCGCCGCCGGCTCCGGACTCGCGCCCGCGGACAAGCGCCTCTACGCGCTCCGCGACGTGACGGGCACGGTCGAGGCGATCCCGCTCATCGCCTCGAGCATCATGTCCAAGAAGATCGCGGAGGGCACCGACTCGCTCGTCCTCGACGTCAAGTTCGGCTCCGGTGCCTTCATGCGCGATGTCGACAAGGCCCGCGAGCTCGCCCGCACCATGGTCGCCCTCGGCACCGACTCGGGCGTGGCGACCACCGCGCTCCTCACCGACATGAACACGCCCCTCGGCCTCGCGATCGGCAACGCGAACGAAGTGCGCGAGTCGGTGGAGGTGCTCGCCGGCGGCGGCCCCGCCGACATCGTCGAACTCACGGTCGCCCTGGCTCGCGAGATGCTGACCCTCGCCGGACAGCCCGACGCCGACGTCGAGGCGGCCCTCCGCGACGGGCGCGCGATGGACGCGTGGCGGCGCATGATCGTCGCGCAGGACGGCGACCCCGACGCCCCGATGCCCGAGCCGCGCGAGACCCACACCGTTGTCGCGGATGCCGACGGCGTCATCGACCGGATGGAGGCGCTGCCGTTCGGCGTCGCCGCCTGGCGTCTCGGCGCCGGCCGCGCCCGCGCGCAGGACCCCGTCATCCACGCCGCCGGCATCGACCTCCACGTCAAGCCCGGCGACGCCGTGCGCGCCGGCCAGCCCGTTTTCACGCTGTCGGCCGACGACCCCGACCGCTTCGCGCGCGCCCTCGAAGCCGTCGACGGCGCGTGGTCGATCGGGACCGAGGCGCCGGCATCCGGTCCGCTCGTCCTCGAACGCATCACCGCCTGA
- a CDS encoding adenosine deaminase has protein sequence MAIDQHGDAKLQGVSIRSLPKVSLHDHLDGALRPQTIIELADAAGVDVPADAADDLADWFEQQSDSGSLVEYLKTFDLTIAVMQTRDGLRRVAKEFVEDLAADGVIYGEVRWAPEQHLSGGLSLEEVVEAVQEGIEEGEDAAESNGHDIRVGQLVTAMRHTDRSLEIAELAVAFRGRGAVGFDIAGPEDGFPPSNHRAAFDYLASQFFPVTIHAGEAAGLDSIRSALIDGRALRLGHGVRIAEDLDVVSQKGEETFVTFGDLAHWVRDREIPLELSPSSNLQTGAIARWGTTMEDHPFDLLYQLGFSVTVNVDNRTMSRTSLTRELALLAGTFDYSLEDLEAFQLNAAAGAFLSVEEREELIELIGDGFDR, from the coding sequence ATGGCCATCGACCAGCACGGCGACGCGAAGCTGCAGGGCGTCTCGATCCGCTCGCTGCCCAAGGTGTCGCTCCACGACCACCTCGACGGCGCGCTGCGCCCGCAGACGATCATCGAACTCGCCGACGCGGCCGGAGTCGACGTGCCCGCCGACGCGGCCGACGACCTGGCCGACTGGTTCGAGCAGCAGAGCGACTCCGGTTCGCTCGTCGAGTACCTGAAGACGTTCGATCTGACGATCGCGGTCATGCAGACGCGAGACGGACTGCGCCGTGTCGCGAAGGAGTTCGTCGAAGACCTCGCCGCCGACGGCGTGATCTACGGCGAGGTGCGGTGGGCTCCCGAACAGCACCTGTCAGGCGGCCTGAGCCTCGAAGAGGTCGTCGAGGCCGTGCAGGAGGGTATCGAAGAGGGCGAGGATGCCGCCGAGTCGAACGGGCATGACATCCGCGTCGGGCAGCTGGTCACCGCCATGCGCCACACCGACCGGTCACTCGAGATCGCAGAGCTGGCCGTCGCCTTCCGCGGTCGCGGCGCGGTCGGGTTCGACATCGCCGGACCCGAGGACGGCTTCCCGCCGTCGAACCACCGTGCGGCGTTCGACTACCTGGCATCCCAGTTCTTCCCCGTGACGATCCATGCCGGCGAGGCGGCCGGTCTCGACTCGATCCGTTCGGCCCTCATCGACGGCCGCGCGTTGCGCCTCGGCCACGGCGTGCGGATCGCCGAGGACCTCGACGTCGTCTCGCAGAAGGGCGAGGAGACCTTCGTGACCTTCGGCGACCTGGCCCACTGGGTGCGCGACCGGGAGATTCCGCTCGAGCTGTCGCCCTCGTCGAACCTCCAGACCGGTGCCATCGCGCGCTGGGGGACCACGATGGAGGACCACCCGTTCGACCTCCTCTACCAGCTCGGGTTCTCCGTGACGGTGAACGTCGACAACCGCACGATGAGCCGCACGTCGCTGACGCGCGAACTCGCGCTGCTGGCCGGGACGTTCGACTACTCGCTCGAGGATCTCGAAGCGTTCCAGCTCAACGCCGCGGCGGGCGCATTCCTGTCGGTCGAGGAGCGCGAGGAGCTCATCGAGCTGATCGGCGACGGCTTCGACCGCTGA
- a CDS encoding NAD-dependent epimerase/dehydratase family protein has product MTRVLITGGAGFLGSHVATALAARDDVELVVAADVRHPAEPRSGVRFEHYDVTDPGTLVPLLQQHRIDVVVHLAAIVNTGGDRAHEFLVDVRGTQNVLSACVTVGVGRIVVSSSGAAYGYHPDNPEWLREDDPLRGNDEFPYSRHKRLVEEMLADYRTTYPELEQVVFRIGTILGPGVSNQITALWDGPRILAIRGSDSPFVFAWVDDVAAAMARAATDGPPGIYNVAGDGRMTVSEIADRLGKPLLTVPAGLLASALWLGHVARLTAHGPEHIRFLRYRPVLANEALVERFGFTPTKTSREAFEAYLATHPGVARR; this is encoded by the coding sequence GTGACGCGCGTGCTCATCACCGGCGGGGCCGGGTTCCTGGGGTCGCACGTCGCGACCGCCCTGGCCGCACGCGACGACGTCGAGCTCGTCGTCGCGGCGGACGTGCGCCACCCCGCCGAACCTCGCAGCGGCGTGCGCTTCGAGCACTACGACGTCACCGACCCGGGCACCCTCGTTCCGCTGCTGCAGCAACACCGCATCGACGTCGTGGTGCACCTCGCCGCGATCGTCAACACCGGCGGCGACCGCGCCCACGAGTTCCTCGTCGACGTCCGCGGCACGCAGAACGTGCTGTCCGCGTGCGTCACCGTCGGAGTCGGCAGAATCGTCGTCTCCTCTTCGGGCGCCGCCTACGGCTACCACCCGGACAACCCGGAGTGGCTGCGAGAGGACGACCCCCTTCGAGGCAACGACGAGTTCCCCTACTCGCGACACAAACGGCTGGTCGAGGAGATGCTGGCCGACTACCGCACCACCTATCCGGAACTCGAACAGGTCGTGTTCCGGATCGGCACGATCCTCGGACCGGGCGTGAGCAATCAGATCACGGCCCTGTGGGACGGTCCGCGCATCCTCGCGATCCGCGGCTCCGACTCCCCCTTCGTGTTCGCCTGGGTCGACGATGTCGCCGCGGCGATGGCCCGTGCCGCCACCGACGGCCCGCCCGGCATCTACAACGTCGCCGGCGACGGACGCATGACCGTGTCGGAGATCGCCGATCGCCTCGGGAAGCCGCTGCTCACCGTGCCCGCCGGCCTCCTGGCATCCGCTCTCTGGCTCGGCCACGTCGCCCGGCTCACCGCACATGGTCCGGAGCACATCCGATTCCTGCGCTACCGCCCGGTGCTCGCCAATGAGGCACTCGTCGAGCGCTTCGGCTTCACGCCGACGAAGACCTCTCGTGAGGCGTTCGAGGCCTACCTGGCGACCCACCCCGGCGTCGCCCGCCGCTGA